In Candidatus Defluviibacterium haderslevense, the following are encoded in one genomic region:
- a CDS encoding cold shock domain-containing protein produces the protein MSKGIVKFFNDAKGFGFIKDSESSKEYFVHVNGIVDKIRENDEVTFDLEEGRKGLNAVNVRQA, from the coding sequence ATGAGTAAAGGAATTGTTAAGTTTTTCAATGATGCCAAAGGTTTTGGTTTCATTAAGGATTCAGAATCAAGTAAAGAGTATTTTGTACACGTTAATGGAATAGTCGATAAGATTAGAGAAAACGACGAAGTAACTTTTGACCTTGAGGAAGGAAGAAAAGGATTAAATGCAGTAAACGTTAGACAAGCATAG
- a CDS encoding efflux RND transporter periplasmic adaptor subunit has translation MNRYLSYILFLNLLCWVSCKESKTAEGPNSSTTAVRAMTADGYIVKESTLSESVSTPGNIIPFESTDIQSEVSGRITFLNIKEGATVPSGFLLASVNDEELQARLKKLKIQLQIAQNTEKRQSELLQIKGIGQQEYEMSLLELNNLKADIEIIASQIEKTKIKAPYAGRLGLRSISFGAYITPQTILTTISQVNQLKLEFLLNEKNINKIKIGDPIQFTCNGSNKIYKARIIAMETGIEINSRSLKVRALVDNNDGFIKPGNFANVLFEFDPNNKALMIPTQAVIPQARDKKVIVYKGGNVVFQKVILGMRDSSKIQIVSGLSVGDTILISGLLSIKPNSKVALNPLTE, from the coding sequence ATGAATCGTTATTTATCATATATATTATTCTTGAACCTATTGTGTTGGGTGTCCTGTAAAGAATCAAAAACTGCAGAAGGTCCAAATAGTTCGACAACAGCTGTACGGGCAATGACAGCAGATGGATATATTGTTAAAGAAAGTACATTGTCCGAATCTGTTTCTACACCTGGAAACATAATTCCATTTGAATCAACAGATATCCAATCTGAAGTATCCGGTCGGATTACCTTTCTTAATATTAAAGAAGGAGCCACGGTACCTTCTGGATTTTTATTAGCAAGTGTAAATGATGAGGAATTGCAAGCAAGATTAAAAAAGTTAAAAATCCAATTACAAATTGCACAAAATACCGAAAAGCGACAATCTGAGTTATTACAGATTAAAGGCATTGGGCAACAAGAATATGAAATGTCACTACTTGAATTAAATAATTTAAAAGCAGATATTGAAATTATTGCATCTCAAATAGAGAAAACCAAAATCAAAGCACCATATGCTGGAAGATTAGGACTGCGATCAATAAGCTTTGGGGCTTACATTACTCCTCAAACGATATTAACCACTATTAGTCAGGTTAACCAGTTGAAATTGGAATTTTTATTAAACGAAAAAAATATCAATAAAATAAAAATTGGGGATCCAATACAATTTACTTGTAATGGCAGTAATAAAATCTATAAGGCTCGCATTATAGCTATGGAGACTGGTATTGAAATTAATAGTCGATCACTTAAAGTTAGAGCTTTGGTAGATAATAATGATGGGTTCATTAAGCCCGGAAATTTTGCAAATGTATTATTTGAATTTGATCCTAATAATAAAGCACTCATGATTCCCACACAAGCTGTTATTCCTCAAGCTAGGGATAAGAAAGTAATTGTCTATAAAGGGGGGAATGTTGTATTCCAAAAAGTTATTCTGGGAATGAGAGACTCATCAAAAATTCAGATTGTCTCGGGACTATCCGTAGGTGATACGATACTCATCAGTGGTCTATTATCCATTAAGCCCAATTCAAAAGTTGCTTTAAATCCATTGACCGAATAA
- a CDS encoding efflux RND transporter permease subunit: MNISHFSLRRPVFAVVMNIVIVLFGIIGFRFLGVRDFPAIDPPTVSIKTNYPGANADIIESQISEPLEKAINGIAGIKNITSLSSQGSSSINVEFELNEDMESAANDVRDKVAQAIRNLPSDLDAPPVVSKADASSESILSMTVKSDTKNQLELTEFANNNLLEKLQTIPGVSSIMIWGEKKYAMRIWMDPVKLNAFGLTVQDIQEALIKENIEMPAGKISGNTSELSVRTFGRLQTEEDFNQLIIKNLGGSEIRIKDIGEAVLGPENEETVLKESGVPMIGMALSPQPGANYVAISDEFYKRYEQIKKDLPKEFEINIALDQAKFIKQSILEVKETLIISIILVILIVFLFFRDWLIAIRPLIDIPVSLIGSFFIMYLCGFTINVLTLLAIVLATGLVVDDGIVVTENIFKKMEAGMGKYKAAREGSQEIYFAVISTSITLAVVFLPIIFLEGFVGRLFREFGIVVAGAVLISAFVSLTLTPILNVKFSRKVFSHSWFYRKTEPFYIWLEESYHGSLRFFLRTKILAWVVLLVCFGSIYYFGKNLKSELAPLEDRSQFRLSLTAPEGSSYEYMDQYIDKLSQFLLESVPEKNIILSVTAPSFIGSGAVNTGFIRVVLCDPNKRQRSQDQIVQVVSKSLSKFPEGKAFPIQEQTISVNRRGGLPVQFVIQHVDFNKIKEILPKFIEEANKNPVFQQVDVDLKFNKPELHVEIDRPKAASLGVSIEEIGQTIQLAYSNRRVGYFTKDGKQYQVIGQIEKNERDEPADLKLLYVKSKSGQLIALDNLVTLNEATSTPTIYHFNRYKSATISAGLASGKSLGEGIKAMEDIGKKLLDPSFSTALSGPSRDFKESSSNVGFAFILALILIFLILAAQFESFSDPIIIMITVPLAMAGALFSLWFFDLTINIFSQIGMIMLIGLVTKNGILIVDFANKKRMLGIEKNVAILEAATQRMRPILMTSLAMALGALPLALSFGAASASRVPLGVVIIGGIIFALLLTLFIVPAMYLFLSSKKDPINEDL; encoded by the coding sequence ATGAATATTTCCCATTTTAGTTTGAGAAGACCAGTGTTTGCAGTGGTCATGAATATTGTAATTGTTTTATTCGGTATCATTGGATTTAGATTTTTAGGTGTTAGAGATTTTCCGGCCATTGATCCTCCTACAGTATCCATAAAAACAAATTATCCAGGTGCCAATGCAGATATCATTGAATCACAAATATCTGAACCATTAGAGAAAGCCATCAATGGGATTGCCGGAATTAAAAATATTACCTCATTAAGTAGTCAAGGATCAAGCAGCATAAATGTTGAATTTGAGCTGAATGAAGACATGGAATCAGCAGCTAATGATGTTAGGGATAAAGTAGCACAAGCCATTCGAAATTTACCTTCTGATTTAGATGCACCACCTGTAGTAAGTAAGGCCGATGCTAGCTCTGAATCGATTTTGTCCATGACCGTCAAAAGTGATACGAAAAACCAATTGGAACTTACTGAATTTGCAAACAATAATTTATTAGAAAAGCTTCAAACTATTCCTGGGGTGAGTAGTATTATGATTTGGGGTGAGAAAAAATATGCGATGCGCATCTGGATGGATCCAGTTAAGTTGAATGCATTTGGGCTTACTGTTCAAGATATTCAAGAAGCCTTGATTAAGGAGAATATTGAGATGCCCGCAGGAAAAATATCTGGAAATACGAGTGAGTTATCCGTTAGAACATTTGGAAGATTACAAACAGAAGAAGATTTTAATCAATTAATCATCAAGAATCTTGGTGGATCTGAGATTAGAATCAAAGACATTGGGGAAGCAGTTCTTGGCCCGGAAAATGAAGAAACCGTACTTAAAGAAAGTGGTGTACCCATGATCGGTATGGCATTATCTCCACAGCCAGGAGCTAATTATGTTGCTATTTCTGATGAATTTTATAAGCGTTATGAACAAATCAAAAAAGACTTACCCAAGGAATTTGAGATTAACATAGCACTTGATCAGGCTAAGTTTATCAAGCAATCTATACTAGAAGTCAAGGAAACTTTAATCATATCTATAATACTTGTCATTTTAATAGTGTTCTTATTTTTTAGAGATTGGTTAATTGCGATCAGGCCATTAATAGATATTCCCGTTTCCTTAATTGGATCTTTTTTTATTATGTATTTGTGTGGGTTTACGATAAATGTACTCACGTTATTGGCAATTGTATTAGCTACAGGACTTGTAGTTGATGATGGTATTGTCGTAACAGAGAATATATTTAAAAAAATGGAAGCCGGCATGGGTAAGTATAAAGCTGCCCGGGAAGGTTCTCAGGAAATTTATTTTGCAGTGATCTCAACATCAATAACCTTAGCTGTTGTATTTCTTCCCATTATTTTTCTTGAAGGTTTCGTGGGCCGATTGTTCAGAGAATTTGGAATCGTTGTGGCTGGAGCAGTACTTATTTCTGCGTTTGTGTCGTTGACCTTGACTCCGATTCTCAATGTTAAATTCAGTCGAAAAGTTTTTTCCCATTCATGGTTTTACAGAAAGACAGAGCCCTTTTATATTTGGTTAGAAGAATCTTATCATGGTTCTTTAAGATTTTTTTTAAGGACTAAAATTTTAGCTTGGGTCGTTCTATTGGTTTGTTTTGGATCTATCTATTATTTTGGAAAAAATTTAAAATCAGAATTGGCTCCTCTGGAAGATCGAAGTCAATTCAGGTTATCCTTGACAGCACCAGAAGGAAGTTCCTACGAATATATGGATCAGTATATTGATAAGTTAAGTCAATTTTTATTAGAGTCCGTCCCGGAAAAAAACATTATACTTAGTGTTACCGCCCCTTCTTTTATTGGCTCAGGTGCTGTAAATACAGGATTTATTAGAGTTGTGTTGTGTGATCCAAATAAGCGTCAACGCAGTCAGGATCAAATTGTACAAGTGGTTAGTAAAAGTTTATCTAAATTCCCAGAAGGAAAAGCATTTCCAATTCAAGAACAAACCATTTCCGTAAATAGAAGAGGTGGACTTCCTGTTCAATTTGTAATACAACATGTAGATTTTAATAAGATCAAAGAAATCCTTCCAAAATTTATAGAAGAGGCTAATAAGAACCCGGTATTCCAACAAGTGGATGTAGATTTGAAATTCAATAAACCAGAATTACATGTTGAAATTGATCGTCCAAAAGCTGCTTCATTGGGAGTAAGTATTGAGGAAATTGGTCAAACTATTCAATTAGCGTATAGCAATCGACGTGTCGGTTATTTTACTAAAGATGGGAAACAATATCAGGTGATTGGTCAAATTGAAAAAAATGAGCGCGATGAACCTGCTGATCTCAAATTGTTATATGTCAAAAGTAAATCAGGACAATTAATCGCTTTAGATAATCTGGTAACGTTGAATGAAGCGACTTCAACACCAACTATTTATCATTTTAATCGATACAAATCGGCCACAATTTCTGCTGGGCTTGCATCAGGCAAATCTTTAGGTGAAGGAATAAAAGCTATGGAGGATATTGGCAAAAAATTATTAGATCCTAGTTTTTCCACGGCACTCTCAGGACCATCAAGAGATTTTAAAGAAAGTTCAAGTAATGTTGGATTCGCATTTATATTAGCATTAATATTAATTTTTTTAATCTTGGCTGCACAGTTTGAAAGTTTTAGTGATCCGATCATTATTATGATCACGGTTCCATTAGCTATGGCTGGAGCATTATTTTCTCTGTGGTTTTTTGATTTAACTATAAATATTTTTTCCCAGATTGGAATGATTATGCTAATAGGTTTGGTTACGAAAAACGGCATTTTGATTGTTGATTTTGCCAATAAAAAAAGAATGCTGGGAATAGAAAAAAATGTAGCCATATTAGAAGCCGCAACCCAACGAATGAGACCTATACTTATGACAAGTCTTGCTATGGCACTTGGAGCCTTGCCCTTAGCACTATCATTTGGTGCCGCATCGGCGAGTCGTGTACCATTAGGCGTAGTCATTATTGGTGGAATTATTTTTGCCCTATTATTGACACTTTTTATTGTTCCTGCCATGTATTTATTTCTTTCATCCAAAAAAGATCCAATAAATGAAGATCTTTAA
- a CDS encoding TolC family protein yields MKIFNLVVYLFCGINLMGQSNLLSLDQAIMEGVQNNLGIKMIKQDEEIAEINNHWVNAGAYPEIIASMNPSISSNNLDQKLSNGTNIHSNNVLFKNSNADLKLNWNVFNGFKVFATKEKLKQLQDIGSLNVKQSINELIYNIILTYTDILRLQEQIGVVKEQINIADIRLGIQQKKFDLGTTGKPELIAAQIDHNELLNLQLNLTRDQQNKKSLLEHLMGRTVEDKRQIQDSIQLIPLAPLNDYLIQLSNQSPELLMAYKDLEITKLNKKEINALKYPNVNLIAAYNFNRSQNEAGFSLLNQSYGPQGLINISIPIYNGGYIRRHSRVADLQIRKKEISLEELLDNSRMILRQNYQSYLSLIEQIEITKKNLALAQENLNIAVQKLQFQSIGIVEFRQIQFDVIEINTKLYDLKYEAKRLASNIYLITGSF; encoded by the coding sequence ATGAAGATCTTTAATTTAGTCGTGTATTTATTCTGTGGAATAAACTTAATGGGACAGTCTAATTTACTTAGTCTGGATCAAGCCATTATGGAGGGGGTCCAAAATAATCTTGGTATAAAAATGATCAAACAAGATGAAGAAATTGCTGAAATCAATAATCATTGGGTCAATGCAGGAGCTTATCCTGAGATCATAGCATCAATGAACCCATCCATTTCATCCAATAATTTAGACCAAAAATTATCGAATGGAACCAATATTCACTCCAATAATGTATTGTTCAAAAACAGTAATGCTGATTTAAAATTAAACTGGAATGTATTCAACGGATTCAAAGTATTTGCCACCAAAGAAAAACTAAAGCAATTACAAGACATTGGAAGTTTAAATGTAAAACAGTCAATCAATGAATTAATATATAATATAATATTGACCTATACTGATATTCTTAGATTGCAAGAACAAATTGGGGTTGTTAAAGAACAAATAAACATAGCAGATATTAGATTGGGTATACAACAAAAAAAATTTGATCTAGGTACGACGGGAAAACCAGAATTAATTGCTGCACAAATAGATCATAATGAATTGCTGAACCTACAATTGAATCTAACTCGTGATCAACAAAATAAAAAAAGTTTGTTGGAACATTTAATGGGCAGAACAGTGGAAGACAAAAGACAAATTCAAGATTCCATTCAATTAATTCCACTTGCTCCTTTGAATGATTATTTAATTCAATTATCAAATCAAAGTCCCGAACTATTAATGGCCTATAAAGACCTTGAAATTACAAAACTGAACAAGAAAGAAATTAATGCTTTAAAATATCCCAATGTCAATTTAATAGCCGCATATAATTTTAATAGAAGTCAAAATGAAGCAGGATTTAGCCTTTTGAATCAAAGTTATGGTCCCCAAGGGCTCATAAATATTTCAATACCTATATATAATGGTGGCTATATACGCAGACACTCCAGAGTTGCTGATCTTCAAATTAGGAAAAAAGAAATAAGCCTTGAAGAATTATTGGATAATTCAAGAATGATCCTCAGACAAAATTATCAGAGTTACCTTTCCTTAATTGAGCAAATTGAAATCACCAAGAAAAATTTAGCATTAGCTCAGGAGAACCTTAATATTGCGGTCCAAAAACTACAGTTTCAAAGTATTGGAATTGTTGAATTCAGACAAATACAATTCGACGTGATCGAAATAAATACAAAATTGTATGATTTAAAGTATGAAGCCAAAAGGCTCGCCAGTAATATTTATTTAATAACAGGATCATTTTAA